CGCCGCGCGTTCATCATGGCGGATGGCGACGTGCTGGATCTGGAGATGCTGGTGCCGCAGGTCTCGCCCGGTGGCGAGTCGCCTGGCGGCCAGGTCAGCGTGCCCGTCGGCGAGACGCTGGCCGAGGCCGATCGGCGTCTCATCCTGGCAACGCTTGAGCGCTGCAACGGCGTCAAGAAGCAGGCGGCTGCCGTGCTGGGCATCAGTCCCAAGACGCTCTACAACCGGCTGGAGGAATACGCGGCAGCGGGTTATCCGCTGCCGAGCGAGAATTCACGGACGGGCGGGCCGTCCCGGGAATCCGCTTAAGACCGCTTATTTGTTGTAGCGGGTCTTCAGGTCGGCCATGCAGGCGTCCTTGGCATTACCGGACATGGCATCGCACTTTTCCTTGCCGACTTTATAGTCGGCATCGTTGCGCGTTTTTGCCGCGTCATGCGAGGCCTCGGCCTTTTCCTTCGCGGCCTTGGCGTCTGCCTTGGCCTTGTCGCGCGTGGCTTCGGCCTGTTGTTGGCAGACGTCCTTCTGGTTGCCCTTCATGCCGTCGCATTGCTTCCTGTCCATCTTGTATTGGTTGTCGATCTGATCATCCGTGCGCATGCCGGCGGCGCCAGTCTGCGCGGAGGCCTGGAACGCGAGAACCGAAAAGCACAGGGCAAAAGCGGGGCAAATCGTTTTGGACAGCTTCATGACTGACTCCTTTGGAAAGTGGTCCCGATAGTTGGCGGACCCGACAAGGGTCAGAGCAAGCGCCGTGCCCGGCGCCGTCAGGCACGGCGCTTGCGCATAGCGTGGCGGCCCGGCCGCCATCCTCGGCGGGGCGCGCTTCAAGGAGAGCATTCATGACGACCCAACACGAACAGCAGCCCGGAAAGTCCAAGGCCAACACCCCGAAGGACGACACGGACGCGTCCAACCAGAGCGGGCAGTTCGGAGCTGACAAACCGACCAACAAGGATGAGCCCTACAAGCGCGAATCGGACAAGGCGCCGAACCGCAAGGGGGCCGAGTATGAAGAGGGCGGACAGTATCCAGGCAAGCGGCCCGCAGGGCAGTGACGCGATTGTCCCCGCGCAATGGTGCCGGGCGGGCGCCTACGTTGAATACGTTCAACGGGGCGCTTCGCTCAGATCATCGGCCAGGCGGAACAGCAGCACGACGCAGTACAACGCCGCAATCCCGATCAGGGCATAGACGACACGCGCCGCCGCGGCATGCGGCAACATTTTCGCAATTACATCCAGATTAACGGCGGCGATCAAGCCGCTGTTCAAACCGCCCGCCACCACGGCGATGAGCGCCGTCCAGTCCAGCGCGGACAGGCTGCGCCTGGGGCTGTCGCGGCCATCTTCCGTGAATGCCAGCGGTACCGGCGTTGGCAACACGTCTGTCAACGGCTCCCGCTCATCGGGACGGGCATCGGCAAACACCTCCTCACTACGGGAAATTTCCATCGTCTTTCCTCTTTGGGGCGGCGCGGGGCGTTCAGGGATCCGAGCCGTTGATGCGTAGGAGCTAGCCGCCGTTGCGGACCGGGTCGGGCGCATCGCGCGAGATGCCGGCTTCGTCGGCGTCCGTGATGCGATCGGTCGCGACGTCCGCGCCGTCGTCGTCCTCGAAGTCCGGTTCCACGCTTTCGCGTTCGCCGGTCGCCTGGGAATCGCTGTCGGTGTGCCGGCGGTCAAACGGCAGATCGCTGGCGGAATCCGAGGAGTCGCTGGGACCCAGGTCGGGCCGGCCGCTGTCGTCGGGGTTAAGGTCAGTGTCGGGAATACGGGGCATGGCAATCTCCGGATAAGGACGGGTGCGGACACGCAATGGTCGTGAGCGTTGCATTTCGTCGCGGCATGGCAGCAAGCGCCATGCCGAAGGGGAGGATCAACCGCGAGAACCGGACGCGGTCGGAGCGGGGCAGGTATGGAAGTTGCTCCTGCTTGGGGAATTTTCTACCGGGAGATCGTCATGTCCTTGATTGTCGCTGCACGGTTCCAGACCTTCGACGAAGCCACGCTGGCCGCCCAGAAGCTGTTTGCCGAGGGCTATACCGAGGACGACATCCACACGTTCTACGTCAGCATCGCCGGCGAGCACGGGCGCTTTCCGCTCGGCGGCGACCGCGTCGCGGACCCGGACGCCAAAGGCGGGCATTTCGGCGCGGTCGCCGGTGCGTCGCTGCTGGGTCTGGTGTTTGCCCTGGTGGCGGGAATGATTGCCGCGCAATTTGCCGCGTCGATCTTCATCACCATCGCGGCGGCCGGTGTGGGCGCCTATATCGGGGCGCTGGCGGGCGCCATGTGGGTGATCGGCCGAAAGAAGCGCGTGCGCGCGGCGCCCGGCGAACCCGAGAAATCCCACCCGCCGGTGCGACAGGCCGGGGTGATGCTGGCGCTGCATGTGGAAATCGGCCGCGAGCAGCAGGCGCGCCAGATCCTGCGCGCGGCGGGCGGCACGGATATCGAGCGGGCGAACGGCCGCTGGCAGGATGGCAAGTGGCAGGATTTCGATCCGCTGGATCCGCCGCGCCGCGTCGAAGCGCCCACTACCGCGAACTGAAGGCCAAGCGGCCGCTCACGGAGACAGAACAATGAAGCCATTTACCATTCCCTCGCTGGCGGCCGTGGCCGCGGCGGTTGTCCTGGCGGGCGCCGGCCATCTGAGCCACGCCGCCGAACTGGCTGCGTCCGACGCCCGATTCCTGCAGGCCGCGTCGGGATCAGGCCTGTTTGAAGTGCAGGCCGCCGAGTTGGCCGGCAAGCGCGCGCAGGATGCACAGGTGCGCGCTTTTGCGGCGAAGATGCTGGAACAGCATTCCGCCGTGAACAAGGAACTGAAGGCGCTGGCTGCCTCGAAAAACGTGTCGCTGCCGGATCAGCCGGCCGAGCCCGAACGCGCGACGCTACATGAGCTGGGCGGCAAGACTGGCGCGGCATTCGATCAGCTTTACATCCAGAAGGCCGCCGTCGACGCGCACGCCACCGCGAACCGCCTGTTCGAGACGGCGGCGAAAGCGTCGGAGGACGCGCAGGTGCGCGACTTTGCGGTCCGTACCTTGCCGATGCTGAGCGACCACTATGCAATGAGCCGCGCGCTACAGCGTGAACCGGCCGTCAATGGCGAAAAGATCCACCCCGCGCCGAAGGGCGAAGCGCCGCCAGTGTCTCCAGCGTCGCGCGCCGCCCCGGCTTCGGTCGTGCCGGAAAAGTGAAGACCGAAGCGGGGGATGCCGGCGTGGACGGTGATGCAGGTGCTCAGTCGCCCGCGCTGCCGGTGATCGGCAGCACGATCCCGGTGATGTAGCTCGAGCATTCGGGCGATGCCAGAAAGACGTAGGCCGGCGAGATTTCCTCGGGCTGCGCGGGGCGACCCAGATCGGTCTTTTCGCCGAACGCCTTGATCTCTTCGGCGCTTCGGTCGGCCGGATTCAGCGGCGTCCACACGGGACCAGGCGCCACCGCGTTCACGCGTATCCCTTGCTCGGCAAGATTGGCGGCCAGCGATCGGGTGAAGGCATGGATCGCGCCCTTGGTTGAAGAATAGTCCAGCAGCTTGGCGCTGCCGTTCAGGCCCGTGACCGAGCCCGTGTTGATGATGGCGTCGCCCGCCTTCAAGTGTTCAAGCGCCGCGCGCGCCATGTAGAAATAGCCGGTGATGTTGGTGCGCAGCGTCTTGTCCCATTTCTCGTCGCTGATTTCCGGCAGCGTTTCGGTGTGCAGCTGGTACGCGGCGTTATTGACCAGGATGTCGAGCTTGCCGAAGTGCTTGGCGACCTGCGCCACCGCTTCGTTGCAAAAGGCCGCGTCCTGCACGTCGCCCGGGATCAGCAGGCATTGGCGGCCCTCGGCTTGCACCGCGCGGCTGGTCTCCCTGGCGTCTTCGTGTTCGTCCAGGTACAGCACCGCGACGTCGGCGCCTTCGCGGGCAAACAGGACCGCGACGGCGCGGCCGATGCCGGAGTCGCCACCGGTGATGATGGCCACCTTGTCCTGCAGCTTGCCACTGCCTTTGTAGCCGGGCGCCTGGTACTGCGGTTTGAGCACCATGTCGGCTTCAACGCCTGGCTGTTCGTCCAGGTGCTGGCCCGGCATGGGCGGCGTGGGATGCGGGCGGTCGCCGGTCTGGGCGCTTTTGGGTGTGCTCATGTTCTCTCCCATTGGGCGGCGCGGGATGCGCCTTGCGCCCGGGAGTCAAGCAAACGCCGTTCCCGGCGGCCGCGTCGAACCGTCTACTGGCGCCCGACAATGATGCCGAGCAGAAACGCCGCGCCCGCCGCCAGCCCGACCGCCTGCCAGGGGCGCGCATGGATATATTCCTCGGTGCAATCCAGGGTTTCGCGCATGAGGTCATGCGCGTTGTCGGACGCGTCGCGCAGGCTTTGACGCGTGGCTTGAAGCTGGTCGCCCAAGCGCGCCTTCAAGGCCTCAAGGTCCGTTGCCGAGCTGTCGCTGAGCGTGGCTTCCAGCTCGTCGATCCAGCTTTCCGGATGCCGCGAGCGCCGGTAGGCGCCACGATTGTCGGGGCCGTTCTCGGGGAAGTCGGAAGGCATAGGGGTGTTCGTCGTGGCCATCGAAAGCTCCTTGACTGTCGGGCGGAAAATGCGCCGTCGCGGCCGGCCCGGGCGGCTGCGTGGCGGGGCGAGGCTTACGCCTCGACCATGTCTCGGCATGCCAGCGTGCAGGCGATGCACGCGCCTGCGCAGATCTGGCATTTTTCGGATTCGTGCGTGGAGCACTGCCTGGCGCAGGCGTCGCAGACCAGCGCGCACAGGGTGCACAGCGCCTGCGCGAACTCGCCTTCGCGGGCCAGCATGGCCGCGCATAGCCGGCAGACCGCCGCGCAATCGGTGCACAGGGCGATGCAGGCCCTGAGCTGCGCCGGGTTCTGCCGCAGGCAGCTGGCGGCGCACTGGTCGCACGCCACTGCGCATTCGTAGCAGGCTTGCACACATTGTTCGAAGTTTGGGTCTCGCATTGCATCTCCTTGTGAGCGGCCGAGGCCGCGCAGCCACACAAGGGCAGGGCGCCCTGCGGCACATCCGCTTGCAATTTGAAGGTCTTGACAGTTTTTCCCGCGGGCGAGGGGCCGTAGGATGAAGGTTCGCAAAGGCAGGAGATCACCATGAAACCTTCGTCCGCACCCAAATCCACCCCGTCGGCGCGCGCCGACAAATCCACGCAGGACAACGCTAAGATACTGCCGCCGGGCGGTCCCGTCGACGTGCCGAATCTACCGGATAAACCCGACGCCGACACGCCCGATGAGGCCGCGCGCGACAAGCGCGAAGTGGTCGACAACAAGACCGAGTCGAACTGGGCCGACGGCTCTGCACCGCAACCTCGCGCCAAGAACGCGCGCTCGTCGATTTTCTGATTAGTCATCGGCCGCCTGCTGGTCGTGCAGGAACGCGAGCAGGCGCCGCTCGTCGGCGCTGAGCCCGCGAGGACCCGCCGGGGCGGCCTTGCGGGCCGGTAGCGTGCCGGTCAGGTAAGCCTCCATGATTGCCGGGTGCACGTAGCACGCGCGGCAGACGGCCGGCGTATTGGCCAGGCGTTTCGAGACCTGTTTGATCACGTCGACAGCCTCCTGCCTGGCGCGGCGCTCGTCGTCGGCCTGGCGCCCCTGCAGCGCGGCATAGGCCATCACGGAGCCGGCCCAGGTGCGATAGTGTTTCGCCGTGTATTCGCCGCCGCCCGCGTTGCGCAGATAGGCGTTGACCGCGCCCGAATCGACCGGGTGCTTGGCGCCGTCTCCATCCAGATACTGAAATAGCTGTTGGCCGGGAATGTCCAGGCACTGCTTGATGATGCGCGCGACCCGCCGGTCCGTGACTGTCACGTCGTGCGGCACGCCGCTCTTGCCCTGAAAACGGAACCGGAAGCGGCTGCCGGCCACGGTCGTGTGCCGGCGTGTCAGCGTCGTCAGGCCATACGATTTGTTGGCTCGCGCGTATTCGCGTCCGCCGATGCGGATCAGCGTGATCTCCAGCAGGCGCACCAGTACGGAGATCACCTTGTCCTGCGTGAGGCCGGGGATTTTCATGTCGCGCTCGACCTGGCGCCGGATGCCGGGCAGGGCGTGACCGAATGACAGCAGGTTTTTGTATTTGGTGGCGTCGCGCACCGCCGTCCAGTCCTGGTGGTACCGATACTGCTTGCGGCCCCGCGCGTCGCGCCCCGTGGCCTGCAGATGCCCATCCTTCAGCGGGCAGATCCACACGTTTTCGTAGGCCGGTGGAATCGCCAGGGCGTTGATGCGCTGGATTTCGGATTCGTCGGTGACGCGAGCGCCTTTCTGATCCAGGTAATGAAACGTATGGGCGTTGACCCGCACGCGGGTGTAGCCGGGTTGCGTGTCATCCACATAGGTCAGCGCCGCCTCTTCGACGGGCAGCGGATCCGGGTCCTTTTGCGTGCGGGTGCTCATTCAATCTCCGGGTGCGCGCGGTAGCGCCCGCACCCAGCATGCCGCGTTCCCGGCCAAGCCGCGGCGGGCGGCCGCCGGGTTTGGGCACGGCGCTTGCTGAAGAGCGGGTTGGCAATCGTGCCGCCGTCACCCGCACCGGGCCGGCAGCGCCGCCAGCGAGAGAATCTTCACAGGAGAGTGCAATGCAAACCGTCCTGCAACTACATGTGCCGCCGAAGCCGGATCCGATTCCGCCCGGCTCGCCGCCGGGCGATCTGCCCGTGGATCCGGATACCGATGAGCCGGACGTGGATCTTCCCCCGCTGTCCCCGCCCGTCAAGGAAATCGTGCCGCCGAAAGACGCCTGACGCTACGCCCCTGAACAACTCGAATCAACAAAAACCAAGGAGTCATTATGTCGACCATCCTGCTGATCATCCTGATCCTGCTGCTTATCGGCGCCGTGCCCGCTTGGCCGCATAGCCGCGGCTGGGGCTACTACCCCAGCGGCCTCTTGGGCATCGTCGTCGTGGTGCTCATTGTGTTGCTGCTGATGGGACGCATATAGCGCCATGACACGCTGAGGGCCGCCGGATGCTGCTTGCGTTCGGCTGGCTGCCGTCAGGATGGACGCCCAAGGGCGCCCGTCCTGGCGCGTACGCCGCGTCGGGCGTAAGATTTGCGGGTTTCAGCAGCAACCTACCTAGACCCGCAGCCCCGACATGAGCATCCCCTTACTGATCCTGATCGACAGCGTTCAGGACTATCTTCCCGTCATCGAATCCCAGGGCTTTCGCCCAATCGTCGCCACCACCGACCAAACACGCGCCCAGGCCATCCAGGACCATGGCGCCGAGATCCGCGCCGTGCTGACCCGCGGCGCCACCGGCTTGCGCGCCGACGAAATGGCCGCGCTGCCGCAATTGAGCATCGTGTGCTCGCTGGGCGTTGGCTATGAAAATATCGACCTTGCGGCGGCGCACGCGCGCGGCATCCAGGTCACGAATGGTCCGGGCGCCAATGCCGTGTCCGTGGCCGACCACGCGATGGCGCTGCTGCTGGGCGCCGCGCGCCGGCTGCCGCAGGCCGACGCCTGGGTCCGGCAGGGGCACTGGAGCGGCTTCATGGGTCCGCAGGTCAGCGGCAAGCGACTGGGCATTCTGGGCCTGGGCACGATCGGCCTGGAAATCGCCCGCCGGGGCGCGAACGGCTTTGGCATGAGCGTGGGGTACTACAACCGCCGCGCCCGACCGGAATCCGGCTATACGTACTTCGACAATCCGCGCGCGCTGGCGGCTGAGTCCGATTTCCTGGTGGTGGCTACGCCCGGCGGCGCCGGCACGCATCATCTGGTGGACGCCGGCGTGCTGGAAGCGCTGGGTCCGGACGGGTATCTGATCAATATCGCGCGCGGCAGCGTGGTCGATACGGACGCGTTGATTGCAGCGCTGGCTGACAAGCGCATCGCCGGCGCGGGACTGGATGTGGTGGACGGCGAGCCGACCATTCCCGATGCGTTGAAGCGGCTGGACAACGTGGTGCTGACGCCGCATAGCGCGGGACGGTCGCCCGAAGCGGTGGCGGCAACCGTTGCCCTGTTTCTGGAAAACGCCACGGCGCACTTTGGCGGCAAACCTGTTCTGACGCCGGTGCGCGACGCGCAGCTCGTGGCGGCGTGAAGCCGCTCGGCCGCCTCGTCAGTGCGAGAACATGATCGGCACGGTCATGCTCTTCAGAATGGACGCCGTGGCGCCGCCCATGGCCCATTCCCGGAACTTGCTGTGGCCGTACGCACCCATGACGATCAGGTCGGCGCTGTAATCCGCGGCGGCATTCAGGATGGTGCTGCCGACGCCGACGCCCTTGATGTCGCGGCGCACGTGGTCGGGCGCGGGAATGCCGTGCGCCACGCAGTAGGTGGCCAGGTCTTCGAAGGCGATGGATTCGACGTTGCGGGTGGCCGCGCCTTCGTCCATGGTCAGCACGACCACGTGCGAGGCGCCCTGTAGCAGCGGGGTGGCGTCGGCCAACGCGCGGGCGGCTTCGCGGCTGCCGTCCCAGCAAAGCAGGACGCGATCGCCGACGACCGGGAATTCGCCGCTGGACGGCACGACCATGACGGGGCGGCCCGCGGTCAGCAGGGTTTGTTCGACGAATTCGTTTTCGTGCGCGGCCTCGACGTCGTCGCGGTTTTGCTGGCTGACGATGATGAGGTCGCTGGCGCGGCCGTGCAGGGCGACGGTGGCGCTGGGCGAGGATTCACCGGCACGGACGACGGCCGGTACGTCTGCGATGGCGGCGGCTTCCAGAAAGGCGTTTTGTACCTCGCCCCGGTTCTGGGCCTGCAGGTTTTTCATGATGTTGAGCGAGCGCGACATCATGACGGATTCGCCGTAGTAATACTGTGGCGGCGCGGAGCTGGCGTAGACCCCCACCAGTTCGGCCTTGTGGCGCTTGGCCAGTTCCAGCGCCAGCGCGGTGCGGCGCTTGCAGTCAAACCCGTGGTCCAGGTGGACGGAAATGCGGCGGTACATGGAGGGCCTCCTTGGTTAAACAAGCCATGTCCGTATGGTTGCCGTTTAACCGGAGCGCTCCATTGATGCGCGTCAAGCCGGTTGGAGTTTCACCCCGCCGGCTCAATGCAAGCCGCTATTGCGGCGCCGGGTCGCGTTGCACGCGGTCGCGCAATTGGCGAATCTGCCGCGCCTGCTGCGCGATGCGGTCGAGCGGCGCGGCCAGCGCCGGCTCGGCGGCGGCGATGACTGCGGGCACGCCCAGGCCGCGTGCCTCGTGCATGGGGGCGGGGCCTTCCGGATGCAGTACGTGTGCCAGCACGGCGCCGTAGTCCCGCAGCGCGGCTGCTTGCGGGGACTCGGGCGGCAGCGCTGGCTGGATTTCCAGCACGGTGCCCGCGGCCGTGATGCGGCGCATGGCGTTGAGCAGGTTCACGGCGGTGTCCACGTTCCGTTCGCGATGCACCGGATTCTGCTGGAGCCGTTGCAGGGACGCCTCGGCGTTGTCGGCCGACAGGCAGGCAAGCCGACGCAGTCCCACAATGTCGCGGGAGGCGTCGTCGCCGCTCTTGTCCTGCGCCAGGGCCAGCGCGTAGTCCGCATGCCGCTGAAGCGCGCGGGTCAAGGCGCCGGCCAGCTGCCGCGGCTCTTTTTCCGGCCAGACCAGAAAGCCCACAAGCAGCGCCAGAATGCCGCCCAGCACGCTGTTGAACGCGCGCAGCGCGGCCAGCGTGGGTTCGTAGATCTCGGGCTGCTGGATGTGGCTGACCAGCACGAACTGCGACGTCAAAAAGAAGGTGAAAAGCGCGTAATGGACGGTGCGCGCGGCGAACGTGCCCAGCGCGATGGGCAGGACCGCGAGCGCCACGGATAGGGGCGTGGTGAGAAAAAGTCCCAGCAACGAGGCGCCGATGGCGCCGGCCACGCTGCCAACCACGCGCTCGACCGTGCGCTGCCAGGTCGTCGCAAAGTAGGGCTGCAGAATGAAGACCAGCGTCAGCGACATCCAGTAGCCGTGGTTGACGGCGAATGTCTTGGACAGCGCCACCGCAATGGTGGCGCCCACGCCGACCCGCAGCGCATGGCGAAAGGCGTCGGATTCGAATCGCAGGTTCTGGCGCAGCGTGCGCCAGGCCTGCCGCGCGCCGCTCGCTTCGCTGGCGCGGTGCGCGGGCGCGGCCGGGGCGGCGGCGAGGTCGAACAGCGATTGCGTGACCGCCTGCGCGGTGTGCAGCAGACGGTCCAGCACCGGCACCACGGTGGCAAGGTCCGGCGCGTACGCCATGGCGCCGCCGCGCAGGTCGCGCAGTCCGGCGTTGTAGTGCGCCAGGCGCTCGTGCAGGCATTCGGCCTGCTTGGCGTCGCTGACGTCGGAGGTGCTGGCGATGGCGTTGCAGACGCTGGCGTAGCGATGCAACGCGTGCGACAGGTGCGCCCCGGCGCTGCGGCCCAGCCAGCGCGGGGCGTTGGATTCCAGCAGGTCGGCGGCGGCGACCAGTGCGATGAAGCTGTCCTCGGCACTATCCAGCAGGTACAGCAGTTGATGGGCGCGGGCCCGGCGCGACGGGCGGGCGTCGAGCACCTCGCGGATCCGGACGCGGGCGGCTTCCAGGGCGGCGCGCTGGGCGCTGCGCTGGGGCCGGACGACGGCGCTCCAGGCCTGCGGGCCCGCCGCGGGCGCCAGGCCGGAGTACATGCGGGCCAGCGCATCGGAGAAATCGGCGAGGCCCCGGTAGCAGTGGGCGACCGCGTGGGTCGCGTCCTTCCAGGGCCGGCGACGCCAGACGAGCGCCGTCATCAAGATCGCCCACGCCGCGCCAGCCAGGAAGAACAGCGTGTACCAGAGGCTTTCCTGGAGCGTCGGCGCCGGCAGCTCGGCGGCCACGACAAAGCCGGCCGACAGCAGCGTGCCCACGATGGCGGCAGCGGGGCCCAGCACCCGCAATAGCCCGCCGAAGGTGCAGCAGACAAAGGTCAGCGGCAGCAGCAACCACAGATGCGACGCGCTGGCGCTGGCCAGCAGGCAGAACAGCGCCCCGATCAGGCCCAACGCCAGCATCGAGCCGGCGCGCTTGCGCAAGGGGCCGCCGGGGTCGCCGAAGCAGGCCCAGAACGCCGCGATGGCGGTCCAGCCCAGGCGCGGCTCGTGAATCAGCACGGCTAGGATGACGGGGGCCGCGCTGATGGCGGCGGCTTGCAGGGCATCGAGCCACAGGACATTGCGCAGCGAGGCGCGCCAACGGGTAAGCAAACTAGTCACGCGGATGAAGTGCAGCGGGAAAGGGGCGGAGCAAGGCCGAAAGACGGCAACCCTACCATGTCGACAAGACAGTGGCGGGCGAATGCGGGGCAAGCCCGGCAACCGGCCCGCAACGGGCAAACGAGTCGCCCGCAAAGCCGCGCCAAACATGAATTTGCGCACCTTAACACTGATGGTTACATATGTGTGACTTTATGGCGCGGAGGGCGCAGAATGCGTCGATATCGTGTCCCGATCTGCGCCCGGACAGCGCAGGCAAGCCGTCGGGGCACCACCGGAGCAAGCCATGTCAAATACAGAGTCTTGCCAAGATCCCGTGGTCAGCGACGCGGAAATCACTGCCATGATCACCGGCAGGGACGGGCTGCGAGTGCTCCTGCAGCCGCAAGTCGACCTGCTGACCGGTCGCATCGTTTCCGCCGAAGCGCTGGTGCGCTGGCAGCACCCGCAGCTGGGCATCGTGATGCCCAGCGATTTCATCCCTGCGGTGAATCGGCTCGGGCTGGACTGCATGCTGTTTGAACGCGTGTGCGTGCGGGTCATCGACGCGCTCCAGACGCTGCGCCGCGTGGGCGTGGCCGTGCCGCTGGCGATCAATGCGCCGGCCACGACGCTGTCGGAAATGCGCTGTGTCGACTTCCTGCTGGACCGCGTGCGGGCCGCGGAATTGCCGCCGTCGCTGGTGCGTGTGGAATTGACGGAAGACGAGCCCATACACGACCTGGACGTGCTGCGCGCGTCGCTATTGCGTCTGGAAGAGGCGGGCTGCGAAGTCAGCCTGGACGACTTTGGCACCGGCCATGCTTCGCTTAAGCTGCTGTCGGCGCTGCCGCTATCCGAAGTGAAGATCGACCAGTATTTCGTCACGCGCATGCGCCGCAGCGCCGTGGCCTTCGAAGTCCTGCGTACCGCCGCGGAACTGGCTACCCGTCTGGGTTGGCGCGTGGTCGCCGAAGGCGTGGAGAACGTGGCCGACATTCCCGCCCTGCGCGCGGCGGGCTGCCGCTACGGGCAGGGCTTTTCATTGGGCCGTCCCATGCCGCTGGACGAACTGATCCTTCGCCTGCGTACGCAGCGCGACGGCGGAGAGCCGCTGGCAGCGCCTGCCGCCTACGCGTCGTCGTGGCTGGACGCGTTCGATGGTTCCGGCCAGGATGCCGAATCGAGCCGCGCCGCCGTGCATACCGCGCTGCTCTAGCGCTCGTGCAACGGTAGTTTTTACCGATCGGGGCGGCTTTTTCCGCCTTCGCTTCCGTCCCCCAGAAACCATGTCTGGCGCTTCCCGGCGCAGGGGGTGTCAGGCACGCGGGTTGCTCTATGGTCCATGCGGAATATCTCCGCCTACTAGGAGACGTGTGATGGCCAACCAGAATCAACCCGACCAGCAGAAGCAACCGCAAAAGCAGCAATCCCAGGAGAACCCTCGGGACCGTAACCAGCCGGGTCAGCAGCCCGGCCAAGCTGGCGAGAAGATGGAGAAAGACCGTAATCAGCAAGG
The DNA window shown above is from Achromobacter spanius and carries:
- a CDS encoding EAL domain-containing protein, translated to MSNTESCQDPVVSDAEITAMITGRDGLRVLLQPQVDLLTGRIVSAEALVRWQHPQLGIVMPSDFIPAVNRLGLDCMLFERVCVRVIDALQTLRRVGVAVPLAINAPATTLSEMRCVDFLLDRVRAAELPPSLVRVELTEDEPIHDLDVLRASLLRLEEAGCEVSLDDFGTGHASLKLLSALPLSEVKIDQYFVTRMRRSAVAFEVLRTAAELATRLGWRVVAEGVENVADIPALRAAGCRYGQGFSLGRPMPLDELILRLRTQRDGGEPLAAPAAYASSWLDAFDGSGQDAESSRAAVHTALL